The region GCGGAAGTGATGATGTATCCGAGGGACAGAGATTGAACAGGATGGAATGCCTAATGAGGACCATAAACAGCCATATCGCACGATTCGTTTGGTCGGTAAAACTAATTTCGAGTTATGATCAATAAAAAACCTTTCAAGTTGGCAACGAGAACAATGACTCCTAGGGGAGAGCTGCTGATCTTGCGTTTTAAGTTGCCAATTTTAACGATCGCAGCAATTCCACGGGCATGCAAAACATCCATAAAATGCAGTTCTTACCTCAGGCTATATCGGGCTGTGTGTTGTTTCTTTTTACATGAGTAATTTGAACTTCAACACACTGAGTTTGCTCGAGTGCTGTCTTATAATTCGGACACTTCACCTCCTATTTATAGTTTGCGTCTGGATGATAAACCCGGTAATGGGTTGTACAATCGCGATCGATTAGAAGTGGCTGACTAGCCGCAGATAGGTTCGACCGATCCGGAAAGGTCCAATAAAGTGGGAACCGAAAAAGGGTGGCGATAAGGCGGCGCAGTTAATGAACTAAGGGCCCGTCGTCGGACCCGGCAAAGCGCTCTACTGGATCCCACGTACCTCCGGATATCTTCTCCAGCGAACTGCCCACGACGAGCTATGCGAGTTCAACAGTTTGTCATGTGCACTTTTcgaagtatattttatttacgtGGGCCCCCAATGCGCTGTGCCAGTCGATCTCTCTGTAGGGTTTTCCGATCTTTTGGCGCACTTCCGATAATGACGCGTGGGTAATTATGGTTATTTTTTATGTGGGTGTCAGAATCTCACTTATACGTTTATATCACAACGATGCCCGGCGCGATACGCAGATACGAACGAGAAATACCTCCGCGACCACTCCGCTCCGTGCGAGATGAAAACAAACATTGACCAGATTCCCACGCGCGTCCGAACAGCTGGcgattttttttgaaaaacccAACAACAAAACGCGGGTGTTGCTTTTATAGTTCGCTGCCAGTGTGACCGTTCTGCGAAATGGCCGAATAACCTTTCTTTTGACAGGCTGTATGGCACTTTGTATAAGAGTTGAGGTAACATTTGGTAAATAACAGGGCTCTGTTAAGAATATTGAGCGGGCTGTTTGAAATCAAGGTAAGCGGTCTTTTACCTTATACCTcttaataaaatagaaaaatgtgCTCATTTATTATGTAAACTTTGTATTTAATGGGAAAGCCACCCATTTTGTTGGGTCTTTTTCGTTTATAAGACAGCTTTTATACGACACTAATATTTTTACCACTCCGATTACAAAGAATTCTTCCTTTTcctatttttcttattttcattacgattttttttgttatttgcccACATTATTTGGACCAAGACCAAATTAACTTATGTAAAACAATACAGCATTCTCTActtatttagtttatttaaacgCGAAACCATAACAAATAGCCGTGAATCAACAAATTGATTGCAAAATTAGCAGCCCTTGTTAAATTACATCATTCGATCTCaacacattaaaaaaatgtctagAGATTATAGCCGGCACTCAAAAAACTGTTTTAATAGTACCCAAAAATATACGCTTAAGAATACACAGAAATGTTCAGTTCAtatgaatatttattgtaaaggtggattatatttcaaaaatatgtaaagaCTATGGCCTGTAGGTTGATGGATAAGCACAAAGAGAACACAGAGATGTCGGCTCTCAGGTCTAAGATTGCTTTTTGTGGGTATTATTACATTGTATATATTGGGAAAAAGAAAGTTCATGCAAATGCAGTGGGTGTGGGCTATAGTCGGGGCTAAGGAATTTCGCCCTTCTAGTCAAAacatggaaaacaaaaacgcACACGCGACAATCGCCACATTTCGGAGGCAACAACACCAATGGAGTCGAAAGAGTTGGGTAAAAgtattgtatataaattaagaaCTAATAAACGCAAATTAAAAGTTAAGTTAAAATAGTTGTGGCAATCGAACATACCACTGAGAGGCGAGACTGAGGGAGACAGGAACGAATCGGAGCGGACCAAACCAAGGACCACTATCCACTATCCAGCGTTGGGCTCAAGTCAACGTTGGATGATGCACAGCAAATCCGTGAAATGATAACGACAGGGGCGCGAAGGCCTCGAAATACGCGGTTCCCTGGGTGAGCTAGTGTTTGGGGTGCGATCCGAAGAAGGCGACAACAACGCGTGTGAGTCTGTCCAAGCGAATCCTAATCCCGACCGTTAGGTGGATGCCGAAGAAGGGGCGAGGCTCGAAGAGATGCGTCCGAGTCCGAAACTGTTCGCTCTAGTCCTGTCCAAGGGCAACTCAGGTGTTCCTCACCGTTACCGATGTCATTGaaatcctcctcctcctccacacATCCGTTAACCTGAACACGAACAAAGCTCACACACAAATCCTTTTAACAATGCGAAATTCCtgtctcctcctcctcctcctccgagGTGCGAGTTAGCCGTGGGACACTGCATCCCACGTTGTCCTAGCGAAGGGAACAATCCTAAATCCAAATCCATtcctgattaccatctcataaACATTCTATGTTCATAAGATCTATAGACATGTCCTGCCTCCTCTAATTTTAATCCAAATTTATCCAATCCACGccaaaatcaacatcaaaatatcctcctcctcctcctccatttATCCTCATCCTCCACATCCTCCTCACTCTCCAAACATAAACGCGCAAAATGGGGaagagaagaaaataaaaattaaagtattaataGTTTGTTTTTCAATGTTGTTGACATTGCGTTGTGTTCGGGTTTCTGTTTCTTTCTCTCATTATAGACATATTTATTCTGTATCGATGTTTCTTGTTTTCGTTAAGGTAGATTCTAATAAATTACGCTTGGTAAATTTGCAGCCAAGGTTtggtttataatataattttagtgTGCAGAGGCAAAGgctcaaaataaaacaaaagcaagTCAAGGAATGCCGAGGGGTTGGGGCCAAAGAGATATCCCTGCTTTACCAGTGCCATTTTTGAACTGTTTTTGTCAAATTATGTCCGGTGGATTATAATTTAAGAGAACATCTCTGCTTCTTAGAACGTGTGATACAGTTGGAAAAGCAAGTGATTGTTTGGAAATAGGTTTGTATGTCGGTTTCGATGAGAGTTCGGAATTTGAATGACCTAACTTGATTGTTTTGCAGATGGCTTGAACAGACAATTTACAAAGTGGCATATATATGGGGTCGGTCTTGAACAAATATTCAATGGGGATTCTTAATTTAGCTTGCTTTTCCTAATGTTTCCTGCTCATAGAAATATTATAGATTAATGGATAATGCTTGGTAGTGTTTAATAGTTAGAGCGAGAGCGAGACCTGGAATAAGATTGACGTCGCACTGGGGAGTAGGTTGGTGTGCCCCGACGACGCGGTCTTGACGAGAACGAACGCGAGCGAGATCTGTGGGAAGGGATTCAATGAATAAATATTCGCAAATTAGCTGTGGTAATGGTTAACTGACCTGTCGCGGTAGTCACGGCTTCCacctccaccaccgccgccaccacctccaccgctgccaccgccgccaccaccaCTGCGATCGTTATCGCCGCTATCCTCGCGAACGCGAATGTAGGCAACCTCgccctaaaaatataaaaacgatTAAATGTGACACTTAACTTTAGGAATTATTCTAAGAAATAATCATAGCATTGCTTTAATATAAGTGCAGGCTaaaagtatacatttttataccatttGTTACTTTGTTTCATCCAACATATTGACAGTGAACTGAGTTTCAGGGTGAATAACAAATTAGGGATCAAACGCCCTATTAAATAATTCAAGCAGCTGAATAATGTATGCTGACAGAGTAAATGCATAGGTAAACTGCCTACCTTGGCAGGCGAATACATTTGAATGTTACAAAATGGTAAACCCAGAATTTACATACCTCATGCGAACGGAAGCGCGAGTCGTCCAGCTTTTTGATGGCGTACTTCATGTCCTCGTGGCGCAGGAACTCCACAACGCCGGACCCGTCCTTGTAGGTGTCCGCGAAGCAGACGTCGCCGGCCTCGCGCATGTGATCCTTGAGATCCTGCCACGATCCGGAGGCGGGCAGTCCGGTGACCATGACGCGGTACTGCGAGCGCTTGGCCGGAGGTCCGCGTCCGCCCATGCGTCCACCGCCGTCGCGGCTGCGGTCGTTGCGGTTGCCGCCGCGATAGCTGCCCGGACCACCGCCCCGTGGGAATTCCACGCGTAGGCGGTACCCGTCGTAGTCGTAGCCGTCGCGCGCCTTCACCGCATCATCGGCATCGCTGTTTTTGGCGCCAATCGCGggggagcaggaggagccggTGCAGATGGTCCGAGGTCAGGGGCAAGAGGGAAAGAGCGCGAATTAGTTGGGTGTCTCCTCCAGCCAGCTGGCCAGTGTGTATTCGCCTTACTCACCGCGCATCTTCGAACTcaacaaaagcaaatggcGGCCCACGCCGATTCTTTAGGTCCACAAATGTAACTTTGCCGAACTTGTGGAACAGATCCTGGATGTCCTTCGTGCGGATGTCTGGCGGTAGGTTGCCCACGTATATGCGGCACTCGTTGCGGGATCCCATTTTTTCCAGTTTAAATCAGACGATGTGGTTGAGTTGCTCGCTGAAATTCTTGTTCGATTTTCACAGAACTTTTTCCTGTCACGCTCACAAAGACAAATGGCCGACGCAGTATGACCGCTGGCGGGAGTGCGGAAAATTCCCTGAACGGGATAGTTATCGATAGACATAGTGGTGGCACAACGCTAGAGGTGGTCATTTGGGTACTTACTTGGTAAGTAGTTACTTTGGTAATGacataaaatagaaaaaacaattattggTAAGTGctttttttagtggtttttcagTCGTAAATTAGTTCAACCAAGTCGTACTGCCAAAAGACTTACCGCTTTGAGCAGCTTGctaaattttctacaaatcCCCGTAAATTTGGAATTTGTTTTATTGGTAGTCATACTTTGcgcaaaaatttttttttctttagtggtttttcagtcgtagttttgtcaaaccaagtcgtacagtcAAAAGACCGACTGCTTTGGGCAGCTTTTTAAATTTGCTAACCATCCTTATCATTTtgtgaaaaatttattttttgaacaattttttcattttttgtagggGTGGGGGTCGTGATTTTTTGGCAATCAGATTTTGCtcaaaaatattccttttttagtggtttttcagtcgtagttttgccaaatcaagtcgtacagccaaaagaccgactgttttgagcagcttgctaaatttgctaacgatccttatcattttgggaaaaaattattttttggacaattttctcatttttttgtaagggtgggggtcgtcatttttttgaAATCAGGTTGTGCTCAAAAATgctctttttttgtggtttttcagtcgtagttttgtcaaatcaagtcgtacagccaaaagaccgactgttttgaacagcttTTTAAATTTGCTAACTATCCCAGTcactttaagaaaaaattattttttgaacaattttctcattttttgtaGGGGTGGGGGTCGTGATTTTTTGGCAATCAGATTTTGCtcaaaaatattccttttttagtggtttttcagtcgtagttttgccaaatcaagtcgtacagccaaaagaccgactgttttgagcagcttgctaaatttgctaacgatccttatcattttgggaaaaaattattttttggacaattttctcatttttttgtaagggtgggggtcgtcatttttttgaAATCAGGTTGTGCTCAAAAATgctctttttttgtggtttttcagtcgtagttttgtcaaatcaagtcgtacagccaaaagaccgactgttttgaacagcttTTTAAATTTGCTAACTATCCCAGTcactttaagaaaaaattattttttgaacaattttctcattttttgtaGGGGTGGGGGTCGTGATTTTTTGGCAATCAGATTTTGCtcaaaaatattccttttttagtggtttttcagtcgtagttttgccaaatcaagtcgtacagccaaaagaccgactgttttgagcagcttgctaaatttgctaacgatccttatcattttgggaaaaaattattttttggacaattttctcatttttttgtaagggtgggggtcgtcatttttttgaAATCAGGTTGTGCTCAAAAATgctctttttttgtggtttttcagtcgtagttttgtcaaatcaagtcgtacagccaaaagaccgactgttttgaacagcttTTTAAATTTGCTAACTATCCCAGTcactttaagaaaaaattattttttgaacaattttctcattttttgtaGGGGTGGGGGTCGTGATTTTTTGGCAATCAGATTTTGCtcaaaaatattccttttttagtggtttttcagtcgtagttttgccaaatcaagtcgtacagccaaaagaccgactgttttgagcagcttgctaaatttgctaacgatccttatcattttgggaaaaaattattttttggacAATTTGCtcatttttttgtaagggtgggggtcgtcatttttttgaAATCAGGTTGTGCTCAAAAATgctctttttttgtggtttttcagtcgtagttttgtcaaatcaagtcgtacagccaaaagaccgactgttttgaacagcttTTTAAATTTGCTAACTATCCCAGTcactttaagaaaaaattattttttgaacaattttctcattttttgtaGGGGTGGGGGTCGTGATTTTTTGGCAATCAGATTTTGCTcaaaaatcttctttttttagtggtttttcagtcgtagttttgccaaatcaagtcgtacagccaaaataccgactgttttgagcagcttgctaaatttgctaacgatccttatcattttgggaaaaaattattttttggacaattttctcatttttttgtaagggtgggagtcgtaaattttttgaaaatcagATTTTGCTCAAAAATGCTCctttttttagtggtttttcagtcgtagatgtgccaaataaaaattatttaattgttatttaataACTAAACATAAAAGTTTATCCCGTGAGTATACATTGACTATCGAGTATATTTGGTATCGATAGTTGGTTGCGCTATCGCCATTCACCACGAACTGGGATGCATCTGCAGTGCCACCTCTAGTAGTGAGCGTCGTTCAGACAGTGGaggaaaaaacaacaaatatttgcatgtGCAATAAACCAAACGTAAATAGCATTTCGCCAAGCACTGAGCCATCGGGAAAATGGCTGCGGCCGCAAGCAACGTCCGCTGCATCAACTTCTACGACCTGTGCCGCATCTGCACGGACAGCAGCGACCACAAGACGAACATCTACTCGCCCGAGGGACGCGCCAAGAACCTGAGCAGCAAGATTCTCGAGTGCCTCTCGCTACAGGTTGcgttttttacacaaaatccATATTACCATTGGCTAATAGCCCCTCTTTTATTGCAGATCGATGAGAAGGATCGGTTGCCCAAGGTGGTGTGCGCCCAGTGCGTGCAGCAGGTCGAGCAGATCCACGGACTTCGCGCCACTTGCCGCAACTCGCAGACGATGCTGAGCAACTGCCTCAACATCCGCCCAGCGCCGAGCAGCGAAAAGCTTTACATTCGCGATGCGATCGACGAGTCCGGTAAGAGCCTCAGCGTGGCGCAGGCGGCTCCAGCAGCTACCGCCGGAGCGCAGCAGTCCGGAAATCTCTTGAACAGCATCATCCAGGCGGTGGGAATGCAGCCCCAGCAGCAGTACACCATCACGGTGGACAACGGGGTACAACAGCAGCCACCTGTATCGGAAGCGCAAGTCAAAACCGAGAGGCAAACGTGAGTGACATTTCCTTCCTTATAAGACAACTTTCTAAACAGTTCCCCTTAGTGCTTTGGAGGAGTTCATTCGCCTTAAGCCGGACATCAAGATAACGCCGCTGGGGAAAAAGGAGACCACTACACCCGCCAAGCCCCAGCAGACTCCTCCTCTCCAACCGCAGTCAGTGACGACTACGGTAAACACACCCCAGTTGCAACTACAGCCGCAGCTGGGAGACCAATTGCAACCCCTCTGGCAGCAGATAcagcagctgcaactgcagcagcagctacagCAACTCACGAACCAGCTGCAGGCCACGACTCAGTTCTCTGCCACCCAGGAAGATGCAGGAAATCCTGGCGACAGCAAAAAGCCCAAGTTGAATTTTGTGCTCTCTTCCCCAACGGCACCCCAATTCACCACCTCGCTGCCGCAATTCGCAGGAGGTCAGCCGCAGATCCAGCTGCAATTGATGCCCGGTGGAGGTGGAGTAACGAATGCGTCAGCAGCGTCTGCCCAGCCTCAGTTTAATGCCGCTGCTCTACTCTCTAGCCTGGCGGCTCCACAGTCAGCTCCCAATATGCTATCACCGAACAAGTGTTTTCTGCCCATAACCATTCGTGACGAGAACTCGGACCAGCAGATCGTGGCGCATATAGACACCAAAAACCTAGTGCTGCCCACCACCTACCAAGTACAGATGAAGCTGCAGCCTCAGCTGGCCACCGCTGACGGTCAACCGATCATGCAGCTGACACCCACCTCCATTCCGGCCACGCTGCAGTTGACACCGCAGACTCTGGGAAATCCGGCAACCAATTTCCAGGGCACGACTGTGGCGCAAAACCAGTTTCTGGCGCCG is a window of Drosophila biarmipes strain raj3 chromosome 3R, RU_DBia_V1.1, whole genome shotgun sequence DNA encoding:
- the LOC108025226 gene encoding serine/arginine-rich splicing factor 1B, with amino-acid sequence MGSRNECRIYVGNLPPDIRTKDIQDLFHKFGKVTFVDLKNRRGPPFAFVEFEDARDADDAVKARDGYDYDGYRLRVEFPRGGGPGSYRGGNRNDRSRDGGGRMGGRGPPAKRSQYRVMVTGLPASGSWQDLKDHMREAGDVCFADTYKDGSGVVEFLRHEDMKYAIKKLDDSRFRSHEGEVAYIRVREDSGDNDRSGGGGGGSGGGGGGGGGGGSRDYRDRSRSRSFSSRPRRRGTPTYSPVRRQSYSRSRSRSNY